From Amyelois transitella isolate CPQ chromosome 4, ilAmyTran1.1, whole genome shotgun sequence, one genomic window encodes:
- the LOC132904386 gene encoding uncharacterized protein LOC132904386, with translation MSEGNSKPSTSNNSGGEFTIIQRNGGAVLLRAGYQYTKKITFKSGCITWRCVNWRKKCPAYINIKENNIIKEKSHQCKPDEIKNVVDQKLHECREKVLSSNFSPIPNIYNNFMSEFENAGLDLLKKLPSFGNIKSSLYNARNKKAGVTKIQCNLPEEVIVPLQFKEFVLADYYNESSETRIIVFADSEVLEQIKHIKIYFSDGTFECCPKPFVQLYSIHGDLGSNEEHTRIVPLMYVLLNRKTEEIYTTLFQVLKEHIPDWEPLIYVTDYEQAAMNAISKVFPSVEVKGCYFHFSHNVWKKAKALNLTKEKRLRKHVALSALLPLLPREFISDGWCYLMEDSPESNEIQQFNDYMVTQWLEDENFVNIWCVHNQRHRTTNAVESWHKKLNSTLPKKPNLFQLLKVLKDDASLQKVNIKKHNFELPNPKRRLTKVIANDNWFKHVTNELLSGKITVGHCLEKLRL, from the exons ATGTCAGAAGGTAATAGCAAGCCCTCTACCTCTAATAACTCTGGTGGTGAGTTCACAATTATACAGAGGAACGGTGGTGCAGTTTTGTTGCGGGCTGGTTACCAATATACTAAGAAAATAACATTCAAAAGTGGATGTATTACGTGGAGATGCGTGAATTGGCGCAAAAAGTGCCcggcatatataaatataaag gaaaacaacattataaaagaaaaaagtcacCAATGTAAGCCggacgaaataaaaaatgtagtagATCAAAAATTACATGAATGCCGAGAAAAGGTTCTATCTTCGAATTTTTCACCAATACCCAATATTTACAACAACTTTATGTCAGAATTCGAAAATGCAGGCTTGGATCTCTTAAAAAAGCTTCCGTCATTCGGAAACATTAAATCTTCTTTATATAATGCCAGAAATAAGAAAGCCGGAGTGACAAAAATACAATGCAATTTGCCTGAAGAAGTTATAGTTCCTTTGCAGTTCAAGGAATTTGTTCTTGCCGACTACTATAATGAATCTTCCGAAACTCGAATTATAGTTTTTGCTGATAGCGAAGTCCTGGAACAAATTAAACATAtcaagatttattttagtgaCGGAACTTTTGAGTGCTGCCCAAAACCATTTGTACAACTTTATTCTATACACGGCGATCTCGGAAGCAATGAAGAGCACACAAGAATAGTGCCTTTAATGTACGTGTTGCTGAATAGAAAAACTGAAGAAATTTACACAACACTTTTTCAAGTATTAAAGGAACATATTCCAGATTGGGAACCGTTGATATATGTGACAGATTATGAACAAGCGGCTATGAATGCCATATCAAAAGTTTTCCCTTCAGTCGAAGTAAAAGGATGTTACTTTCATTTTTCACACAACGTGTGGAAGAAGGCTAAAGCGCTAAATTTAACTAAAGAAAAGAGACTCCGAAAACATGTAGCGCTCTCAGCTCTCCTGCCGCTGCTACCTCGAGAATTCATCTCAGACGGGTGGTGCTATTTAATGGAAGACAGTCCTGAATCTAATGAAATTCAACAATTCAACGATTATATGGTGACACAATGGCTGGAAGACGAAAATTTTGTCAACATTTGGTGTGTTCATAATCAACGTCACCGCACAACCAATGCTGTAGAATCTTGGcataaaaaactaaacagTACTCTGCCAAAGAAACCCAATTTATTTCAActcttaaaagttttaaaagatGATGCCAGTCTTCAAAAGGTTAACATTAAAAAGCATAATTTTGAGCTGCCGAACCCGAAGCGAAGACTAACCAAAGTGATTGCTAACGACAACTGGTTTAAACACGTAACTAATGAACTTTTGTCAGGTAAAATCACAGTTGGTCACTGCCTGGAAAAGTTAAGAttatga